Proteins from one Enoplosus armatus isolate fEnoArm2 chromosome 4, fEnoArm2.hap1, whole genome shotgun sequence genomic window:
- the apba1a gene encoding amyloid-beta A4 precursor protein-binding family A member 1 isoform X2 — MNPQETELGQEVMEETDAPPRHHHNNHNSRSRNHSSQEKRYRRCEAPVGGSAGGRARAPQQRRPQEEQDMELQHGAQSPQPQQPQPIPRPAVTRYRRQGDSEARIRAQQQRHRQRQQREAERAQYLAQQQEKQHHADMTQEDERERDDSVLARSASTESGFHTHTDRAEGDDDLVMMSLEPEGQPEAEDEVGNYEVQLRPEAEGYTESAEAEQQHLHPHPNYPPQPPALPRDPLPDIQNPRRQDEAEEMLNAGYSNYVYTQSLSHSGGRGDISAGQSLESLDAGLTDEAYSEPYDIYSLSEHVYEEICDAPTSVAYAADRVEDTESLQQRRAGFQLLEGRAGGGDYHQQEAVGSRLRHYDERSDGESDSPEKEAEFAPYPRADSCDQEEDINSVVVEVKEGLSSQSLHRSAEDTIEEENELPQGEERPQTESQTDSDKNHKAAYGGKPARKQAVSPSEEPLAVRNSQEKRDAISLAIKDIKEAIEEVKTRTVRSPYTPDEPKEPIWVMRQDLSPTAECDLQPSLGGDQSPGSGSPTPPGAESSSRHLLQDDSFESSPSSKESRRSLASFPTYVEVPGPCDPEDLIDGIIFAANYLGSTQLLSDKTPSKNIRMMQAQEAVSRIKTAQKLAQNRKKAPEGEPQPMTEVDLFISTQRIKVLNADSQETMMDHPLRTISYIADIGNIVVLMARRRMPRPDSQENVEASDPGQDNKRQYKMICHVFESEDAQLIAQSIGQAFSVAYQEFLRANGINPEDLSQKEYSDLLNTQDMYNDDLIHFSKSENCKDVLIEKAKGEIMGVVIVESGWGSILPTVIIANMMHAGPAERSGRLNIGDQIMSINGTSLVGLPLSTCQSIIKGLKNQSQIKLNIVRCPPVTTVLIRRPDLRYQLGFSVQNGIICSLMRGGIAERGGVRVGHRIIEINSQSVVATPHEKIVHILSNAVGEIHMKTMPAAMYRLLTAQEQPVYI; from the exons ATGAATCCCCAGGAGACGGAACTTGGccaggaggtgatggaggagactGACGCTCCTCCTCGTCatcaccacaacaaccacaacagtcgGTCCCGTAACCACAGCAGCCAGGAAAAGCGCTACAGACGCTGTGAAGCCCCGGTCGGAGGAAGTGCTGGCGGCAGAGCCAGGGCACCACAGCAGCGCAGGCCACAGGAGGAGCAAGACATGGAGCTGCAGCATGGAGCTCAGTCTCCACAgccccaacagccccaacccaTTCCCCGACCTGCAGTGACACGTTATCGCAGACAGGGGGACAGCGAGGCCCGGATCAGAGCccagcagcagaggcacagacaaaggcagcagagagaggcagagagagcacaGTATTTAGCACAACAACAGGAGAAGCAGCACCATGCAGATATGACCCAAGAAGATGAACGAGAAAGGGATGATTCAGTGTTGGCCCGCTCAGCAAGCACAGAGAGTGGCTTCCACACCCATACCGACCGGGCTGAGGGGGACGATGACCTGGTGATGATGTCTCTGGAGCCTGAAGGGCAGCCAGAGGCGGAGGACGAGGTGGGGAACTACGAAGTCCAACTACGACCAGAGGCGGAGGGTTACACTGAGAGTGCCGAGGCTGAACAGCAACATCTTCATCCACATCCTAACTATCCTCCTCAGCCCCCAGCCCTGCCACGTGACCCCCTGCCTGATATCCAAAATCCCCGGAGACAGGATGAAGCAGAGGAGATGCTGAATGCTGGATACTCCAACTACGTGTACACTCAGTCCCTCAGCCACTCTGGGGGAAGGGGTGACATCTCAGCAGGTCAGAGCTTGGAGAGTTTAGATGCTGGACTTACGGACGAAGCTTATTCTGAGCCATATGATATTTACTCACTCTCTGAGCATGTTTACGAGGAAATCTGCGATGCTCCGACATCAGTTGCTTATGCTGCAGACCGGGTTGAGGACACAGAGTCTCTCCAACAGAGGAGGGCTGGCTTTCAGCTGTTGGAGGGCCGGGCAGGAGGTGGAGACTACCATCAGCAGGAGGCAGTGGGCTCCCGCCTGCGCCACTATGATGAACGCTCAGATGGCGAGTCAGACAGCCCAGAGAAGGAGGCGGAGTTTGCCCCGTACCCACGGGCCGACAGCTGCGACCAGGAGGAGGACATCAACAGCGTTGTGGTTGAGGTCAAAGAAGGCCTAAGCTCTCAGAGTCTTCATCGTTCTGCGGAAGATaccatagaagaagaaaatgagctACCGCAGGGGGAAGAAAGACCCCAAACTGAGTCCCAAACCGACTCTGACAAAAACCACAAAGCTGCCTATGGAGGGAAGCCAGCCAGAAAACAGGCTGTGAGTCCTTCAGAGGAGCCTTTAGCAGTGAGGAATAGTCAGGAGAAGAGGGACGCCATATCCCTGGCCATCAAGGACATCAAGGAGGCCATAGAGGAGGTGAAGACCCGAACAGTGAGATCTCCTTACACGCCTGATGAGCCCAAGGAACCCATTTGGGTAATGAGGCAGGACCTGAGCCCTACAGCAGAGTGTGACCTCCAGCCATCACTGGGGGGCGAT CAA TCTCCTGGTTCAGGCTCGCCCACTCCTCCAGGAGCGGAGTCATCCAGCAGACATCTGCTGCAGGATGACAGCTTTGAATCTTCTCCCTCCAGTAAAGAG TCCAGGAGAAGCCTTGCGTCCTTCCCCACATATGTAGAAG TCCCAGGCCCATGTGACCCAGAGGACCTGATCGATGGGATCATATTCGCAGCCAACTACTTGGGCTCCACCCAGCTGCTGTCGGATAAGACACCGTCCAAAAACATCCGCATGATGCAGGCACAGGAGGCCGTTAGCCGCATCAAG ACGGCCCAGAAATTAGCCCAGAACAGGAAGAAG gCCCCTGAGGGTGAGCCTCAGCCCATGACAGAGGTGGATCTCTTCATCTCCACCCAGAGAATCAAAGTGCTCAACGCTGACTCCCAG GAGACCATGATGGACCACCCTTTGCGGACCATCTCCTACATTGCTGACATTGGCAACATTGTGGTTCTGATGGCCCGGCGCAGAATGCCTCGACCTGACTCTCAGGAGAATGTGGAGGCCTCAGACCCGGGTCAAGACAACAAGCGCCAGTACAAGATGATATGCCACGTGTTTGAGTCTGAGGAT GCCCAGTTGATTGCCCAGTCGATCGGGCAGGCCTTTAGTGTGGCTTACCAGGAATTCCTACGGGCCAATGGCATTAACCCTGAGGACCTGAGCCAGAAGGAGTACAGTGACCTGCTCAACACTCAGGACATGTACAATGATGACCTCATTCACTTCTCCAAGTCTGAGAACTGCAAAGAC GTCCTTATAGAGAAGGCTAAAGGGGAGATTATGGGTGTGGTCATTGTGGAGAGTGGATGGGGCTCCATCCTGCCCACTGTCATCATTGCCAACATGATGCATGCTGGGCCAGCTGAGAGGTCTGGTAGACTGAACATAGGAGACCAGATCATGTCCATTAATGGGACCAGCCTGGTGGGACTGCCACTGTCCACCTGCCAGAGCATCATCAAG GGTCTGAAGAACCAGTCTCAGATCAAGCTGAACATTGTCAGATGTCCCCCAGTGACCACTGTACTCATCAGACGGCCAGACCTCCGCTACCAGCTGGGCTTCAGCGTCCAGAATGGCATT ATCTGTAGCCTTATGCGCGGGGGCATTGCTGAACGGGGTGGGGTCAGAGTGGGTCACCGCATCATCGAGATCAACAGCCAGAGCGTGGTGGCCACGCCCCATGAAAAAATTGTCCACATCCTGTCCAATGCTGTGGGAGAG ATCCACATGAAGACAATGCCTGCAGCCATGTACCGCCTGCTGACCGCCCAGGAGCAACCTGTTTACATTTAA
- the apba1a gene encoding amyloid-beta A4 precursor protein-binding family A member 1 isoform X1, with protein sequence MNPQETELGQEVMEETDAPPRHHHNNHNSRSRNHSSQEKRYRRCEAPVGGSAGGRARAPQQRRPQEEQDMELQHGAQSPQPQQPQPIPRPAVTRYRRQGDSEARIRAQQQRHRQRQQREAERAQYLAQQQEKQHHADMTQEDERERDDSVLARSASTESGFHTHTDRAEGDDDLVMMSLEPEGQPEAEDEVGNYEVQLRPEAEGYTESAEAEQQHLHPHPNYPPQPPALPRDPLPDIQNPRRQDEAEEMLNAGYSNYVYTQSLSHSGGRGDISAGQSLESLDAGLTDEAYSEPYDIYSLSEHVYEEICDAPTSVAYAADRVEDTESLQQRRAGFQLLEGRAGGGDYHQQEAVGSRLRHYDERSDGESDSPEKEAEFAPYPRADSCDQEEDINSVVVEVKEGLSSQSLHRSAEDTIEEENELPQGEERPQTESQTDSDKNHKAAYGGKPARKQAVSPSEEPLAVRNSQEKRDAISLAIKDIKEAIEEVKTRTVRSPYTPDEPKEPIWVMRQDLSPTAECDLQPSLGGDSPGSGSPTPPGAESSSRHLLQDDSFESSPSSKESRRSLASFPTYVEVPGPCDPEDLIDGIIFAANYLGSTQLLSDKTPSKNIRMMQAQEAVSRIKTAQKLAQNRKKAPEGEPQPMTEVDLFISTQRIKVLNADSQETMMDHPLRTISYIADIGNIVVLMARRRMPRPDSQENVEASDPGQDNKRQYKMICHVFESEDAQLIAQSIGQAFSVAYQEFLRANGINPEDLSQKEYSDLLNTQDMYNDDLIHFSKSENCKDVLIEKAKGEIMGVVIVESGWGSILPTVIIANMMHAGPAERSGRLNIGDQIMSINGTSLVGLPLSTCQSIIKGLKNQSQIKLNIVRCPPVTTVLIRRPDLRYQLGFSVQNGIICSLMRGGIAERGGVRVGHRIIEINSQSVVATPHEKIVHILSNAVGEIHMKTMPAAMYRLLTAQEQPVYI encoded by the exons ATGAATCCCCAGGAGACGGAACTTGGccaggaggtgatggaggagactGACGCTCCTCCTCGTCatcaccacaacaaccacaacagtcgGTCCCGTAACCACAGCAGCCAGGAAAAGCGCTACAGACGCTGTGAAGCCCCGGTCGGAGGAAGTGCTGGCGGCAGAGCCAGGGCACCACAGCAGCGCAGGCCACAGGAGGAGCAAGACATGGAGCTGCAGCATGGAGCTCAGTCTCCACAgccccaacagccccaacccaTTCCCCGACCTGCAGTGACACGTTATCGCAGACAGGGGGACAGCGAGGCCCGGATCAGAGCccagcagcagaggcacagacaaaggcagcagagagaggcagagagagcacaGTATTTAGCACAACAACAGGAGAAGCAGCACCATGCAGATATGACCCAAGAAGATGAACGAGAAAGGGATGATTCAGTGTTGGCCCGCTCAGCAAGCACAGAGAGTGGCTTCCACACCCATACCGACCGGGCTGAGGGGGACGATGACCTGGTGATGATGTCTCTGGAGCCTGAAGGGCAGCCAGAGGCGGAGGACGAGGTGGGGAACTACGAAGTCCAACTACGACCAGAGGCGGAGGGTTACACTGAGAGTGCCGAGGCTGAACAGCAACATCTTCATCCACATCCTAACTATCCTCCTCAGCCCCCAGCCCTGCCACGTGACCCCCTGCCTGATATCCAAAATCCCCGGAGACAGGATGAAGCAGAGGAGATGCTGAATGCTGGATACTCCAACTACGTGTACACTCAGTCCCTCAGCCACTCTGGGGGAAGGGGTGACATCTCAGCAGGTCAGAGCTTGGAGAGTTTAGATGCTGGACTTACGGACGAAGCTTATTCTGAGCCATATGATATTTACTCACTCTCTGAGCATGTTTACGAGGAAATCTGCGATGCTCCGACATCAGTTGCTTATGCTGCAGACCGGGTTGAGGACACAGAGTCTCTCCAACAGAGGAGGGCTGGCTTTCAGCTGTTGGAGGGCCGGGCAGGAGGTGGAGACTACCATCAGCAGGAGGCAGTGGGCTCCCGCCTGCGCCACTATGATGAACGCTCAGATGGCGAGTCAGACAGCCCAGAGAAGGAGGCGGAGTTTGCCCCGTACCCACGGGCCGACAGCTGCGACCAGGAGGAGGACATCAACAGCGTTGTGGTTGAGGTCAAAGAAGGCCTAAGCTCTCAGAGTCTTCATCGTTCTGCGGAAGATaccatagaagaagaaaatgagctACCGCAGGGGGAAGAAAGACCCCAAACTGAGTCCCAAACCGACTCTGACAAAAACCACAAAGCTGCCTATGGAGGGAAGCCAGCCAGAAAACAGGCTGTGAGTCCTTCAGAGGAGCCTTTAGCAGTGAGGAATAGTCAGGAGAAGAGGGACGCCATATCCCTGGCCATCAAGGACATCAAGGAGGCCATAGAGGAGGTGAAGACCCGAACAGTGAGATCTCCTTACACGCCTGATGAGCCCAAGGAACCCATTTGGGTAATGAGGCAGGACCTGAGCCCTACAGCAGAGTGTGACCTCCAGCCATCACTGGGGGGCGAT TCTCCTGGTTCAGGCTCGCCCACTCCTCCAGGAGCGGAGTCATCCAGCAGACATCTGCTGCAGGATGACAGCTTTGAATCTTCTCCCTCCAGTAAAGAG TCCAGGAGAAGCCTTGCGTCCTTCCCCACATATGTAGAAG TCCCAGGCCCATGTGACCCAGAGGACCTGATCGATGGGATCATATTCGCAGCCAACTACTTGGGCTCCACCCAGCTGCTGTCGGATAAGACACCGTCCAAAAACATCCGCATGATGCAGGCACAGGAGGCCGTTAGCCGCATCAAG ACGGCCCAGAAATTAGCCCAGAACAGGAAGAAG gCCCCTGAGGGTGAGCCTCAGCCCATGACAGAGGTGGATCTCTTCATCTCCACCCAGAGAATCAAAGTGCTCAACGCTGACTCCCAG GAGACCATGATGGACCACCCTTTGCGGACCATCTCCTACATTGCTGACATTGGCAACATTGTGGTTCTGATGGCCCGGCGCAGAATGCCTCGACCTGACTCTCAGGAGAATGTGGAGGCCTCAGACCCGGGTCAAGACAACAAGCGCCAGTACAAGATGATATGCCACGTGTTTGAGTCTGAGGAT GCCCAGTTGATTGCCCAGTCGATCGGGCAGGCCTTTAGTGTGGCTTACCAGGAATTCCTACGGGCCAATGGCATTAACCCTGAGGACCTGAGCCAGAAGGAGTACAGTGACCTGCTCAACACTCAGGACATGTACAATGATGACCTCATTCACTTCTCCAAGTCTGAGAACTGCAAAGAC GTCCTTATAGAGAAGGCTAAAGGGGAGATTATGGGTGTGGTCATTGTGGAGAGTGGATGGGGCTCCATCCTGCCCACTGTCATCATTGCCAACATGATGCATGCTGGGCCAGCTGAGAGGTCTGGTAGACTGAACATAGGAGACCAGATCATGTCCATTAATGGGACCAGCCTGGTGGGACTGCCACTGTCCACCTGCCAGAGCATCATCAAG GGTCTGAAGAACCAGTCTCAGATCAAGCTGAACATTGTCAGATGTCCCCCAGTGACCACTGTACTCATCAGACGGCCAGACCTCCGCTACCAGCTGGGCTTCAGCGTCCAGAATGGCATT ATCTGTAGCCTTATGCGCGGGGGCATTGCTGAACGGGGTGGGGTCAGAGTGGGTCACCGCATCATCGAGATCAACAGCCAGAGCGTGGTGGCCACGCCCCATGAAAAAATTGTCCACATCCTGTCCAATGCTGTGGGAGAG ATCCACATGAAGACAATGCCTGCAGCCATGTACCGCCTGCTGACCGCCCAGGAGCAACCTGTTTACATTTAA